Below is a genomic region from Methanolobus sediminis.
CTCGCTTATCTGGTAAATTTCCCCCATAATAGTTGATACTGGCATTTGAGATATATCTTCGGGTTTGAGAACTCCTGGAAATGCTCCAAGGTCAAGCATCACATAATTTTCAATGGTCTGTGTTGTACACACAAAGCGTGAACCTTCAAGCCGTATATTATTCGGGTCACCTTTTTTGAGAGTGCCGTAAACGAAGATATGCATTAACTGAGTCCCACATTCAGTTTCATTAATGTCTTTTTGACCGGATCAGGCAGCTGGCCGCACTGTATGGCTTTCATCTGTTCCGGTGTTATCATTTTTATGGCTGTGGTCATGAGCCTGTCAGACCGCATAAGCTTATCCATGAGTTTGCGGACATAGACAGCGGTCTTGATTTCAAGTCCCATCTGCTGTCTCCATCTGGTCTCATATTCCTGTAGCCTGCATTTGCCTTTGAGGAATTCTGCGGCGGTCTCGCCTGCAAGCTTTCCTCCGACCATTGCGGTGGATATTCCTCCTCCGTTGGTTGCGATGATATGACCTGCTGCATCGCCTGCTATCAGTGTGTTGTGTGATGCGGTTACTTTTGGTGCTCCTCCAACTGGTACAAGTCCTGCTACCACTGATGTTATGGATGCACCTTCAAGCTTTTTGCTTGCAATTGGGTGCTTGTACATGAAACGTTCGAGATAATCCCTGGCACAAAGGTGTTCTTCAAAAAGCGCTTCTCTGATGCCCACGCCTATGTTTGCGGTGTCACCGCCCTGCGAGATTATCCATGCATATCCACCGGGGACGAAATCCTTGCCGAAATACATCTCAACGGCTTCTCTGTCAATATCAACACCGCTGAGTTCGTACTCAAAAGCAGTTCCGGTTCCCATTGGGTCTGGGTCGCGGATCATGTTGGAGGCTTTGCCAACTATTGAATTAGGTCCGTCTGCACCGATTATGACCTTGCCTTCAACTTCGAATTCACCGAAGGCACCATCCATGAAAAGTTTTGTTCCGTCCACTTCGGTGACATTTGTTCCTACAAGTAAGTCTGCTCCTGCTTTTGCAGCTCGTTTTGCCAGATGTTTGTCAAAACGTCTCCTGTCAATTGCATCTGCATCAACATCAAAACCTTTTGACAGGCCGTTGGGTGCTATGAAACGCTGGTATGATGCTGTGGCATGTATGCAGTTTGATGGTATTTCCTCAAGGGTTACCGGAAGTTCTGCATTTGGGACCAGTTCCTGTAGAACCGGATA
It encodes:
- a CDS encoding NAD(P)/FAD-dependent oxidoreductase, with amino-acid sequence MTPEDSYDIIVVGAGPAGSTAAMYAAENDTSVLLIEKKKDIGVPLQCGGFLPHYPVLQELVPNAELPVTLEEIPSNCIHATASYQRFIAPNGLSKGFDVDADAIDRRRFDKHLAKRAAKAGADLLVGTNVTEVDGTKLFMDGAFGEFEVEGKVIIGADGPNSIVGKASNMIRDPDPMGTGTAFEYELSGVDIDREAVEMYFGKDFVPGGYAWIISQGGDTANIGVGIREALFEEHLCARDYLERFMYKHPIASKKLEGASITSVVAGLVPVGGAPKVTASHNTLIAGDAAGHIIATNGGGISTAMVGGKLAGETAAEFLKGKCRLQEYETRWRQQMGLEIKTAVYVRKLMDKLMRSDRLMTTAIKMITPEQMKAIQCGQLPDPVKKTLMKLNVGLS
- a CDS encoding gamma-glutamylcyclotransferase family protein; amino-acid sequence: MHIFVYGTLKKGDPNNIRLEGSRFVCTTQTIENYVMLDLGAFPGVLKPEDISQMPVSTIMGEIYQISEQTLKELDHYEGEWYYREEVHLECGFSALMYFLKKIPPVNYKVITDGNWAK